Proteins encoded in a region of the Methanofollis tationis genome:
- the glmS gene encoding glutamine--fructose-6-phosphate transaminase (isomerizing), translating to MCGIVGYIGWKEAAPLVIEGLKRLEYRGYDSFGVATENGDINIIKKSGKISESGADLSALVGTIGIGHTRWATHGVPNDCNAHPHTDCTGMIAVVHNGIIENYAVLKRKLIEKGHRFKSETDTEVIAHLVEEYFSGDLLAAVTAAVRHLEGSYAILVIAKNDQRIVAARKSSPLVLGIGDGEVLCASDVTPLLEHTQRAVYLEDGDVAALTASRIDVYHDGVRVERSITHIDWSVDDAKKGGFEHYMLKEIYEQPEVFYNTMKALETDGRLPMLRIPAEITVVACGTSYHAALVFRYLAQEYTSKRVSVEFASEFKYYTPPLRDMVIAVTQSGETADTLTAIEKAKARNCSTLAVTNVLGSTVSRSADWTVFMCAGPEISVAATKSFTGQLAVFMGMVNVMADGKFTDVLGHAHRSIERVLPQEMGAAVSLLLGATEMFYVGRGVFYPVALEGALKMKEISYIHAEGYAAGELKHGPFALLSPETPVVAICTPGRTYGVMLSNVKEMKARGAPVIGIGVEGDTEVESIVDVFIPVPEDHQMVQALTVSVILQLLAYQTAKALERDIDKPRNLAKSVTVE from the coding sequence GTGTGCGGAATAGTGGGATATATCGGCTGGAAAGAGGCCGCACCCCTCGTCATCGAGGGATTGAAACGTCTTGAATACCGGGGCTATGATTCGTTCGGCGTCGCAACCGAGAACGGAGATATCAATATCATTAAAAAGAGCGGAAAAATCTCAGAGAGCGGGGCCGACCTCAGCGCTCTCGTCGGCACCATCGGGATCGGCCACACCCGCTGGGCGACTCACGGCGTGCCCAACGACTGCAACGCCCATCCCCACACCGACTGCACGGGTATGATCGCCGTCGTCCATAACGGGATCATCGAGAACTACGCGGTGCTCAAGAGGAAACTCATCGAGAAAGGGCACCGCTTCAAAAGCGAGACCGATACCGAGGTGATCGCCCATCTGGTCGAGGAATATTTCAGCGGCGACCTGCTCGCCGCCGTCACCGCGGCGGTCCGCCACCTGGAGGGCTCGTATGCGATCCTGGTCATCGCAAAGAACGACCAGAGGATCGTCGCCGCCCGGAAGAGCAGCCCGCTCGTTCTCGGGATCGGTGACGGCGAGGTGCTCTGCGCTTCAGACGTCACGCCCCTCCTGGAGCACACCCAGCGGGCGGTGTACCTGGAAGACGGGGATGTGGCCGCCCTCACGGCGTCCAGGATCGACGTCTACCACGACGGCGTCCGGGTAGAGCGCTCGATCACCCACATCGATTGGAGCGTGGACGACGCAAAGAAGGGCGGGTTCGAGCACTATATGCTCAAGGAGATCTACGAGCAGCCCGAGGTCTTCTACAACACGATGAAGGCGCTGGAGACAGACGGTCGCCTCCCCATGCTCAGGATCCCGGCCGAGATCACGGTGGTGGCCTGCGGGACGTCCTATCATGCTGCCCTCGTCTTCCGCTACCTCGCACAGGAGTACACCTCAAAGCGGGTCTCGGTGGAGTTCGCCTCCGAGTTCAAGTACTACACCCCGCCCCTCCGCGACATGGTGATCGCCGTCACCCAATCGGGAGAGACGGCCGACACCCTCACCGCCATCGAGAAGGCGAAGGCCCGCAATTGCTCGACCCTGGCGGTGACGAACGTGCTCGGGAGCACGGTCAGCCGGAGTGCCGACTGGACCGTATTCATGTGCGCCGGTCCCGAGATCAGTGTTGCTGCCACGAAATCCTTTACCGGCCAGCTTGCTGTCTTCATGGGCATGGTAAACGTGATGGCGGACGGAAAGTTCACCGACGTCCTGGGCCATGCCCACCGCTCGATCGAGCGGGTGCTCCCCCAGGAAATGGGGGCGGCGGTCTCCCTGCTTCTCGGTGCCACCGAGATGTTCTACGTGGGCCGCGGGGTCTTCTACCCGGTGGCGCTCGAGGGCGCCCTGAAGATGAAGGAGATCTCCTATATCCACGCCGAAGGTTATGCGGCCGGGGAACTCAAGCACGGACCCTTCGCCCTCCTCTCCCCGGAAACGCCGGTCGTAGCCATCTGCACGCCGGGCCGCACCTACGGGGTGATGCTCTCCAATGTCAAGGAGATGAAGGCGCGGGGCGCCCCGGTCATCGGGATCGGGGTGGAAGGGGACACCGAGGTCGAGAGCATCGTGGATGTCTTTATCCCGGTCCCTGAGGACCACCAGATGGTCCAGGCGCTCACGGTCTCGGTGATTCTGCAGCTCCTGGCCTACCAGACAGCAAAGGCGTTGGAGAGGGATATCGACAAACCAAGAAATCTGGCAAAGAGTGTGACCGTCGAATGA
- a CDS encoding acyltransferase, whose translation MTEYGRNTIGEGARIFEPVTLGFPSRERIGQKEFAGTVIGKNAVLRTGTIIYCDVEIGDDFSSGHNVMIRERTKIGDHVAIGTSAVIEGDCVIGSNVSLQSMVYIPTNTFLGDHVFIGPNAVLTNDRYPPHGKPPLQGPVVRDGVSIGAGAVILPGITIGEGALVAAGAVVTHDVPARTMAIGSPARFVDLPERMRE comes from the coding sequence ATGACAGAATATGGCAGAAACACCATCGGTGAGGGCGCACGAATATTCGAGCCGGTGACCCTCGGTTTTCCATCGAGGGAGCGGATCGGGCAGAAGGAGTTTGCAGGCACCGTCATCGGCAAAAACGCCGTCCTCAGGACAGGGACGATCATCTACTGCGACGTCGAGATAGGAGATGATTTTTCGAGCGGGCATAACGTGATGATCCGCGAGCGGACAAAGATCGGCGATCATGTGGCCATCGGCACCTCGGCGGTGATCGAGGGTGACTGCGTCATCGGGAGCAACGTCTCGCTCCAGAGCATGGTCTATATCCCGACGAACACCTTTCTTGGCGACCATGTCTTCATCGGCCCCAACGCCGTCTTGACAAACGACCGCTACCCGCCGCACGGAAAGCCGCCCCTGCAGGGTCCGGTCGTCAGGGACGGCGTCTCGATCGGCGCCGGGGCCGTGATCCTGCCCGGCATCACCATCGGCGAGGGGGCGCTCGTGGCCGCGGGCGCCGTCGTCACCCATGACGTCCCGGCTCGGACGATGGCGATCGGGTCGCCGGCACGCTTTGTCGACCTCCCTGAGCGGATGCGTGAATAG
- a CDS encoding DegT/DnrJ/EryC1/StrS family aminotransferase: MKVPVARPLLGAEEADAVREVLASGMIASGPKTAAFEERFAAFCGASHAVAVNNGTAALHAALLAGGVGPGDEVIVPSFSFIATATAVSMCGAVPVFADVDPERFTIDPVSAEALVTGKTKAVIAVHLFGQVCDAPAIADLCADRCLLFVEDAAQAHGAALDGKRAGSFGDFGCFSFYATKNMTTGEGGMVTTASDEFDARLRRIINHGQSAKYLHTELGYNYRMTDIAAAVGLVQLERLEGFNRRRQENAAFYSDRIRAPGIALPTTAPGAVHVYHQYVLRTDDGRDRLMAALGERGIGTAVHYPVPIHRQPVYAGRPACCPVAERLAASVFSIPVHPGVTDEERTAIADAINEVT, translated from the coding sequence ATGAAGGTTCCGGTGGCGCGCCCCCTGCTCGGGGCAGAGGAAGCGGATGCAGTGCGGGAGGTGCTCGCCTCGGGCATGATCGCCTCAGGTCCAAAAACGGCGGCGTTTGAGGAGCGTTTCGCCGCTTTCTGCGGCGCATCGCACGCTGTCGCCGTGAACAACGGTACCGCCGCCCTGCATGCGGCGCTCCTCGCCGGTGGCGTCGGGCCCGGCGACGAGGTGATCGTCCCGTCCTTTTCGTTCATCGCAACAGCGACGGCGGTCTCGATGTGCGGCGCCGTCCCGGTTTTTGCCGACGTGGACCCGGAGCGTTTCACCATCGACCCGGTTTCGGCAGAAGCGCTCGTCACCGGGAAGACGAAAGCGGTGATCGCCGTCCACCTCTTCGGTCAGGTCTGCGACGCCCCGGCGATCGCCGACCTCTGCGCCGACCGGTGCCTCCTCTTCGTGGAGGACGCCGCGCAGGCGCACGGGGCGGCGCTCGACGGGAAGCGGGCCGGATCGTTCGGCGACTTCGGCTGCTTCTCCTTCTATGCGACCAAGAACATGACCACCGGCGAGGGCGGGATGGTGACGACGGCGTCTGACGAGTTCGACGCCCGCCTGCGCCGGATCATCAACCACGGCCAGTCTGCGAAATATCTTCACACCGAACTCGGCTATAACTACCGGATGACCGACATCGCCGCCGCCGTCGGGCTCGTGCAGCTGGAACGGCTGGAGGGATTCAACCGGCGCCGGCAGGAGAACGCCGCCTTCTATTCGGACCGTATCAGGGCGCCGGGGATCGCCTTACCGACAACGGCGCCGGGTGCCGTGCACGTCTACCACCAGTACGTCCTGCGGACCGATGACGGGCGGGACCGGCTGATGGCCGCCCTCGGGGAGCGGGGGATCGGGACGGCGGTCCATTACCCGGTGCCGATCCACCGGCAGCCGGTCTATGCCGGCCGGCCCGCCTGCTGCCCGGTTGCCGAGCGTCTCGCCGCCTCGGTCTTTTCGATCCCGGTTCATCCCGGCGTCACCGATGAAGAGCGGACAGCAATCGCCGATGCGATCAACGAGGTGACCTGA
- a CDS encoding Gfo/Idh/MocA family protein → MDAGVIGTGAMGRNHVRIYTELKEVGTTYVYDLDHAAAEAVAALNGAEVCASMEEFLRKAETVSVCVPTPYHFATARQCIGAGVHTLIEKPICLSAEEGARLLAEIPDGLTVGVGHIERFNPIVDEVRRLVSAPLYVHIARHNPASARVSGSSVVEDLMIHDIDVVFNALFSGPCTLASAGTEDVAAALITFGTTPVYLSASRKASKKVRSIYIEQEEATIEADYMTQEVYVYRKPGAYGLVDGQYRQENIIEKLLVNKVEPLKTELQTFVRCAREGRPFPVTPAQGLENLRVCERIGRGLAPHR, encoded by the coding sequence ATGGACGCGGGCGTCATCGGCACCGGGGCGATGGGGCGCAACCACGTCAGGATCTACACCGAGTTGAAAGAGGTCGGGACGACCTACGTCTACGACCTCGACCATGCGGCCGCAGAGGCCGTTGCCGCCCTGAACGGGGCCGAGGTCTGCGCCTCGATGGAGGAGTTCCTCAGGAAGGCCGAGACGGTCTCGGTCTGCGTCCCGACGCCGTACCATTTTGCGACCGCACGGCAGTGCATCGGAGCCGGCGTCCACACCTTAATCGAGAAGCCGATCTGCCTTTCGGCCGAGGAGGGGGCGCGGCTCCTTGCGGAGATCCCGGACGGTCTCACCGTCGGCGTCGGGCACATCGAGCGCTTCAACCCGATCGTGGACGAGGTGAGGAGGCTCGTCTCCGCACCCCTGTATGTCCATATCGCCCGGCACAACCCGGCCTCGGCGCGGGTGAGCGGGTCCTCGGTCGTCGAAGACCTGATGATCCACGACATCGACGTCGTCTTCAACGCCCTCTTCTCAGGCCCCTGCACCCTGGCAAGCGCCGGGACCGAGGACGTGGCGGCGGCCCTGATAACCTTCGGGACGACGCCCGTCTACCTCTCGGCAAGCCGGAAGGCCTCGAAGAAGGTGCGATCGATCTACATCGAACAGGAGGAGGCGACGATCGAGGCGGACTACATGACCCAGGAGGTCTACGTCTACCGCAAACCCGGCGCCTACGGGCTGGTGGACGGGCAGTACCGTCAGGAGAACATCATCGAGAAACTGCTCGTGAACAAGGTCGAGCCCCTGAAGACCGAACTCCAGACCTTCGTGCGGTGTGCCAGAGAGGGGCGGCCGTTCCCGGTGACGCCAGCACAGGGCCTGGAAAACCTGCGGGTCTGCGAGCGGATCGGGCGGGGGCTCGCCCCCCACCGCTGA